The proteins below come from a single Streptomyces sp. B3I8 genomic window:
- a CDS encoding S8 family serine peptidase, with the protein MPRLRSRTRSHRVIALPLGMAMASALAFLPNTGAFAAEGAPKAATTDGTPLSYVVNVAPGHGASDLVRRAISRAGGTVVTSYDRIGVIVVHSSNADFARTVRRVPGVQSAGATRTAPLPAQSTTDVGTPKALTAQQVADAQAVDGQDPLEPLQWDLPAIQADKAHEKTLGSRRVTVAVIDTGVDDTHPDIAPNFDRAASVNCVSGKPNTADGAWRPTAEESPHGTHVAGEIAGARNGVGITGVAPGVKVAGIKVATTAGFFYTEAVVCGFMWAAEHGVDVTNNSYYTDPWYFNCTDDPDQKALVTALTRATRYAEHKGTVNVAAAGNENYDLAADEITDPSSPNDTTPGDRVIDTSKCFDIPTQLPGVVTVAATGAKGIKSSFSNYGLGRIDVAAPGGDSTAYQTPAPPANSGLILGPLPGGSWGYMAGTSMASPHVAGVAALIKSTHPHASAALVKALLYAEADATPCTKPYDIDSDGKVDAVCEGSKNRNGFYGWGTVNALKAVTR; encoded by the coding sequence ATGCCTCGTCTGCGTTCGCGCACGCGCTCGCACCGTGTCATAGCCCTGCCGCTCGGAATGGCCATGGCGTCCGCCCTCGCCTTCCTGCCGAACACCGGCGCCTTCGCCGCCGAGGGAGCACCGAAGGCCGCCACGACCGACGGCACCCCGCTCAGCTACGTCGTCAACGTCGCCCCGGGGCACGGTGCCTCGGACCTGGTGCGGCGGGCCATCAGCAGAGCCGGCGGCACGGTCGTCACCTCGTACGACAGGATCGGCGTGATCGTCGTCCACTCCTCGAACGCCGACTTCGCGAGAACCGTCCGCCGGGTACCCGGTGTCCAGTCCGCGGGCGCTACCCGCACCGCCCCGCTGCCCGCCCAGTCCACCACCGACGTCGGCACCCCCAAGGCGCTCACGGCGCAGCAGGTGGCGGACGCCCAGGCCGTCGACGGGCAGGACCCGTTGGAGCCGTTGCAGTGGGACCTGCCCGCCATCCAGGCGGACAAGGCGCACGAGAAGACGCTCGGCAGCCGCAGGGTGACGGTCGCCGTCATCGACACCGGCGTCGACGACACCCACCCGGACATCGCGCCCAACTTCGACCGCGCGGCATCCGTCAACTGCGTGTCCGGCAAGCCGAACACGGCCGACGGCGCCTGGCGGCCCACCGCCGAGGAGAGCCCGCACGGCACGCACGTGGCGGGCGAGATCGCGGGCGCCAGGAACGGCGTCGGCATCACCGGTGTCGCGCCGGGCGTGAAGGTGGCCGGCATCAAGGTCGCCACGACGGCCGGCTTCTTCTACACCGAGGCCGTGGTGTGCGGCTTCATGTGGGCCGCCGAGCACGGCGTCGACGTCACGAACAACAGCTATTACACCGACCCGTGGTACTTCAACTGCACCGACGACCCGGACCAGAAGGCGCTCGTCACCGCGCTGACCCGGGCCACCCGGTACGCCGAGCACAAGGGCACGGTCAACGTCGCCGCCGCGGGCAACGAGAACTACGACCTGGCCGCGGACGAGATCACCGACCCGTCCTCCCCCAACGACACCACCCCGGGCGACCGGGTGATCGACACCTCGAAGTGCTTCGACATCCCGACCCAGCTCCCGGGTGTCGTCACCGTCGCCGCGACCGGTGCCAAGGGCATCAAGTCGTCGTTCTCCAACTACGGCCTCGGCCGGATCGACGTCGCCGCGCCCGGTGGCGACTCGACGGCCTACCAGACCCCGGCCCCGCCCGCGAACAGCGGTCTCATCCTCGGCCCGCTGCCGGGCGGCTCGTGGGGCTACATGGCGGGCACGTCGATGGCGAGCCCGCATGTCGCCGGTGTGGCCGCGCTCATCAAGTCGACGCACCCGCACGCCTCCGCCGCGCTGGTGAAGGCCCTGCTGTACGCGGAGGCCGACGCCACGCCGTGCACCAAGCCGTACGACATCGACTCGGACGGCAAGGTCGACGCGGTGTGCGAGGGCTCGAAGAACCGCAACGGGTTCTACGGGTGGGGCACCGTGAACGCGCTCAAGGCGGTCACCCGCTAG
- a CDS encoding cation acetate symporter, giving the protein MSPAHPTTHTALLAAGEASEHRTLIITLFAVFVAITLVITVWAGRQTKDAADFYAGGRQFSGFQNGLAVSGDYMSAASFLGIAGAIALAGYDGFLYSIGFLVAWLVALLLVAEPLRNSGRYTMGDVLAYRMRQRPVRTAAGTSTIVVSIFYLLAQMAGAGVLVSLLLGITSDGGKVAIVALVGLLMIVYVTIGGMKGTTWVQMVKAVLLIIGAILLTFLVLLKFDFNISDLLGKAAENSGKGSAFLEPGLKYGATGTTKLDFISLGVALVLGTAGLPHILIRFYTVPTAKTARKSVNWAIGLIGGFYLMTLALGFGAAALIKPDEIIASNKAGNTAAPLLALHLGGVDSTWGAILLASISAVAFATILAVVAGLTLASSSSFAHDIYANVIKRGKASEKEELRAARWATVGIGAVSIVLGALARDLNVAGLVALAFAVAASANLPTILYSLFWKRFTTSGALWSIYGGLVTAVGLVLFSPVVSGKPSSMFPDVDFHWFPLENPGIISIPVGFLLGVVGTLLSKEKPDEGKFAELEVRSLTGTGAH; this is encoded by the coding sequence ATGAGCCCCGCACACCCCACAACGCACACCGCACTGCTCGCCGCCGGCGAGGCCAGTGAGCACCGGACGCTGATCATCACCCTGTTCGCGGTCTTCGTCGCCATCACGCTCGTCATCACCGTCTGGGCGGGCCGACAGACCAAGGACGCCGCCGACTTCTACGCCGGCGGCCGCCAGTTCAGCGGCTTCCAGAACGGCCTCGCCGTCTCCGGCGACTACATGTCCGCCGCGTCCTTCCTCGGCATCGCCGGCGCCATCGCCCTGGCCGGCTACGACGGCTTCCTCTACTCCATCGGCTTCCTGGTGGCCTGGCTGGTCGCCCTCCTCCTGGTCGCCGAACCGCTGCGCAACTCCGGCCGCTACACCATGGGCGACGTGCTGGCGTACCGCATGCGGCAGCGCCCGGTGCGCACCGCGGCGGGCACCTCCACGATCGTCGTGTCGATCTTCTACCTGCTGGCGCAGATGGCCGGCGCCGGTGTCCTCGTCTCGCTGCTGCTCGGCATCACCAGCGACGGCGGCAAGGTCGCCATCGTCGCCCTGGTCGGCCTCCTGATGATCGTGTACGTCACCATCGGCGGCATGAAGGGCACCACCTGGGTGCAGATGGTCAAGGCCGTACTGCTGATCATCGGCGCCATCCTGCTGACCTTCCTGGTGCTGCTGAAGTTCGACTTCAACATCTCCGACCTGCTCGGCAAGGCCGCCGAGAACAGCGGCAAGGGCTCCGCCTTCCTCGAACCCGGCCTGAAGTACGGTGCCACCGGCACCACCAAACTGGACTTCATCTCCCTGGGCGTCGCCCTGGTCCTCGGCACCGCCGGACTGCCGCACATCCTGATCCGCTTCTACACGGTGCCCACCGCCAAGACCGCCCGGAAGTCCGTCAACTGGGCCATCGGCCTCATCGGCGGCTTCTACCTGATGACCCTCGCCCTCGGCTTCGGCGCCGCAGCGCTCATCAAACCGGACGAGATCATCGCCTCCAACAAGGCGGGCAACACCGCGGCCCCCCTGCTCGCCCTCCATCTGGGCGGCGTCGACTCCACGTGGGGCGCGATCCTGCTCGCCTCGATCTCCGCGGTCGCCTTCGCCACGATCCTCGCCGTCGTCGCAGGACTCACCCTGGCCTCCTCCTCGTCGTTCGCGCACGACATCTACGCCAACGTCATCAAGAGGGGGAAGGCGAGCGAGAAGGAGGAACTGCGCGCGGCCCGCTGGGCGACCGTCGGCATCGGCGCCGTCTCCATCGTCCTCGGCGCCCTGGCCCGCGACCTCAACGTGGCCGGCCTGGTCGCGCTCGCCTTCGCGGTCGCCGCCTCCGCCAACCTGCCGACCATCCTCTACAGCCTGTTCTGGAAGCGGTTCACCACCTCCGGCGCGCTCTGGTCGATCTACGGCGGCCTGGTCACCGCCGTCGGTCTGGTGCTGTTCTCACCGGTGGTGTCGGGCAAACCGTCGTCCATGTTCCCCGACGTCGACTTCCACTGGTTCCCGCTGGAGAACCCCGGGATCATCTCCATCCCGGTCGGCTTCCTGCTGGGCGTCGTCGGCACCCTGCTGTCGAAGGAGAAGCCCGACGAGGGCAAGTTCGCGGAGCTGGAGGTGCGTTCCCTCACCGGCACCGGAGCGCACTGA
- a CDS encoding DUF485 domain-containing protein, with product MATDAPPPSKADPRLPSTEEFTAVQQSAEFGELRRTQRSFAFPLTIAFIAWYLVYVLLSNYAGDFMGTKLFGNINVALALGLAQFLTTFLIAWWYSRHAAAKLDPKAEAIKARMEGGA from the coding sequence GTGGCCACCGACGCACCTCCCCCTTCGAAAGCCGACCCCCGGCTCCCGTCGACCGAGGAGTTCACAGCGGTGCAGCAGAGCGCCGAGTTCGGTGAACTGCGCCGGACCCAGCGGTCGTTCGCCTTCCCGCTGACGATCGCGTTCATCGCCTGGTACCTGGTCTACGTCCTGCTCTCCAACTACGCGGGCGACTTCATGGGCACCAAGCTCTTCGGCAACATCAACGTCGCCCTGGCGCTCGGCCTCGCCCAGTTCCTCACCACGTTCCTCATCGCCTGGTGGTACTCGCGGCACGCCGCCGCCAAGCTCGACCCGAAGGCGGAAGCCATCAAGGCCCGGATGGAGGGCGGCGCATGA